The region TAATCCAGTTTGAGGGCGATATCCGAGGGGTTTTCTTCATCCCCCAGAGCGAAACTGGCCGCCTGGGCAATGGCGCTGTAATCGGTGGCGCCCAGCTGTTTGAATACCAGGGTCAGTTCGGCGCTGAGCAGGGGGAGCAGCCGGGTCAGGCTGTCGAGCAGTTGCCACTGACTTTCCGTGTACTCCGCCGGGGGCAATTGGCGCACGGCGTGCAGTTGCTCGGCCAGGTCCGGGGTGTCCTCCTGAATCTGTGCGACCCACTCCCCGTACTGCTCTTTCAGTGCGGCGCCGGGTTTGCCCGCGGGAAAGCCCTCTTTTTTGGTCAGTCGTTTGCGCCACTCGCCCCTGGCGGTGAGCATCAGCTCGGCGAGCGCCTGCCAGTCGGCCACCGCCGCCGGGCCCGGATCGGGCAGGGCGGTGATACCTTTCAGTCGCAGAATCGGGCTTTCCGGGTTGTCCTGCTCGACGTTCGTGGCGGCCTGATCGGCCAGGTGGCACAGCTCGCTGGCGTGGTAGCCGATGCCGTCGGTCACCCGGCTCAGCTGTTCTTCAATCACATCCCGCAGCACCGCCTCCAGGTAGGGGCGGGCGTGGGCCTGCTGGGCCTCGAGCATCACGCCCAGCCACTGGTCCCGCTTGGCCAGCAGACGCATCAGCAGCGTTTCGATGGCCGGCAGATTGGTGTCCAGGTGACGCAGCAGGCGCTTCAGGTCCTCGCGGACGGTGTCGTCGGTTTCCAGTCGGGCCAGGAACTGATGCACGGCCTGGCGGTAGGCGAGTTCCGGGGCATCCAGGGTGTCCGGTTGCGCGCCGAGCTGGCTGTCCAGGGGCAGTTGCCGGGTGATGGCCCGGCACAGACTGTCGATGGTCTGGATGCGCAGTCGCTGTGGGCTCATCAGCAATTGCCACTGGCACTCTTCGTCGCGCTGCAAGACCGCCTGAGCCAGACGCCAGGTGCGCCGGGCGTGGGGGTTTTCCGGCTCCGGCTGCTCGGCGGCCTCGCGCAGGGCCGCCATGATGCGGTCCTGCATTTCCCCGGCGGCCTTGCGGGTGAAAGTGATCGCGAGGACTTCTTCGGGAGCGTCGCAGCGGGCCAGCAGGGTCAGGACGCGCTGGGTCAGCAGGCCGGTTTTGCCCGAGCCGGCGGGCGCGGCCACCGCAAAGGAGCGGGTCGGGTCCAGCGCCGCCTGCCGTGCGTCGAAGTCCGGTGGCGCATCGGGGCTGAAGGCACCGTGGGGGAGGTTGTCCAGTGTTGTTGCGTCCATAAAGGTATCGTTGTCAATTTATACACGGGTTTTCGGTGGATCGGTCCGACGTCTCGGAGGGGCGAAAGCCCCGTCATCCACCATCAATTTGGGGCGCGGATCGCACCATCACGGGATAAACCGTGCGATGGTGTCGGCTTCCAATATCCGGTTTAACGGCACCAACTGCCCGCTGTATCGCTGCGCCTTGGCGTCCTTGAAATCCACCCGGGCATCGCCGGCCATAAAGGTCCGGGCCAGGTCGCTCAATACCTCACGCCACTCGGCCCGTTGAGCGTCCCAATCCTCACTGGGTTTTACCCCGGGCGGGGGCGTACTCAGGGCACCGAGGCCAATCCACTGCAGGGCCTTGGGGTTGAGCTGCGCGAAGGCGATTCCACTCACCGGATCTTCCTCGGTGACCGCATACAGCGGCAGTTGCGGCTCGTCGGGGCGCGGGCCCTGCCACTGATTGGCATTGAGATCGGCGCCGGTCTTGTAGTCGATCAACAACCGCTCGCCGTTTTCCAACTCGTCGATACGGTCGATAAAGAGCGTCAGGTTCAGGCCGTTGAATTCAATCTGCCGACGTTGCTCGGTGGCCACCACCCGAAAGGGCGGACGGCCTTTTTCGAGCGCCAACCAGCGCTCGATCATCAGGCTCAACCGCTCCTGCTCCAGTGCGCAGTACTCCGGCCCCAGCTCTCGCGGCCGTCGCTGACGGATTGGCGCCAGAGTCTGTTCGCACGCGCGGCTGATCAGTGCTTTCAGGGCGTCTTCCTCAATGGCGTGCAACTGAGCGGAGTCCCGCAGGGTTTTCCAGACGGTGGCCAACACGCCGTGCAACACCGTACCGCGCTCCGCGGGGGACAGGCCCAGGACCGGCGCATCCGGGAGCTGAGCCCCCAGACGCAGTTGGGCGAAGGCGTTGAACGGGCAGGCCGCTTGATGCTTAAACAGCGAGCTGCCACCGGGCGCTTTGCTGCCGGCGGTGATACCGGGCCCCCTGGCGCTGTGTACCGGTGTGAGTACTCGGGCTTCCCCCAGGGCGGCCTCGAAGGCCTGTCGGGCACTGATGGGTTCCGGCACCAGTTCGGCCAGTGGCGTTTCCGGCAGGGCGCGAATCAGGGGGCTGGGTGACAGGTCGCCCTGATCGTCGCTGTGGGGTGCGCTGAATACCACCTGCTCGGCACACTGCCGGTAGTGGTCGGTCAGGCTGCGGGCAAAGTGCAGTTCCCGCTCGGCACTGGCGTGGGGCATCTGCCGGTCCCGCTGTAGTTCGAGCGGTATCAGGGGGTTGGGGGCGGGTACCGGTGGCCATTGGCGCTGATGCAGGCCCAGTACCCAGCAGTGGCTGAAACGCAGGCCGGCGCCTTCCAGTGCCCCGAGAATCTGAATGGGTGAATCCGGGGTCTGGGCCTGAAACGGGGTCTGCTGGGCCAACTGGTTCAATTGGCTAAGGGCCTGGCTCAATGTCAGGTCGGCGCCGGTGGCCTCAAGGGCGGCAAAGGTTTCCAGCAGCTCGTGCCAAAGTCCCAGTTGCTGGAACTCCTGGCTGTCCAGCCGGCGCGGGCCGGGCCAGCCCAGGGTATCCAGCTGCTGGCGGAATGTCCCGGCCCACTGGCGGGCGCTGCCGGAGCGGGGCAGGCGCCGCCGTTGCTCATCAAGCAGTTGCAGACGCCGGTTCAGCGTCGGGGTCAGCTCCGACGGTTCGGACGAAAGCGCCGTGCTGTCCTCCATCTGGTCAAGCCACTCTGTGATGGCCTGGCCATGGAAGCGCAGGTCGCTTCCGGTGAGCTCAAACTTGCCCTGTTCCCGTAACCGGGTGACCCACTGCGCGCGCAGCACGGTTTCTTCGCTCCCCCAGAACGGGTTCTGGAGCAATTGACACAGTTCGTTCAGCGGCCATTGGTCCCGCAAGAGTCCGAGCAGGCTCAGGGCGGCGTGTATCAGCGGGGTAGTGCCCAGCGGCACCCCGGCCGAGAAGTTGAACGGCAGGGTATAGCGCGGCGTTCCCGGCAGCGGAACGGTGGGTTCAAAAACCTCGGCAAAGACCCGCTCCACCTGATCCCGTCGTTGGCCCAGGTCCGGGACGATGATACCGATGACGGCCTCCGGTGAGGTCTGCAACTGGCGGAGGCTCCACACGGCGGCCGCGCGCAATTCGGTGTCCGCATCCGGGGTCGATACGCGATGCAGGCGGTTGTCGGTAGTACCTTTGGGCGACAGGGCAATACGTTCGCGCGCCGCGGCCTGCAGAATGCGTTGATGGAGCGGTGGCAGATCGTCAAAACCCAACAGCCACAGTCGGGGTTCCGGCGCCAGTGCGCCGGACTCATAGGCCTGGGCCACGATGGCCTGACCGGCTTCCGGCGTCATCAGGCGACGACTCGCCAGCCGCTGCTCAAACAGCTCGGCCCAGCGCAGAAAGCTGCGGCCATTCCCGTTGAGGTAGAGGTCTTCCCGGAGTGTGTCCGGAGAGACCTCCCATAGCGCGAGCGCGCGCAGCGCCGAGTCTGCTTGCTGGGCCAGAGGGTCGGCCTGGAGCAGTGCCTGGGCCTCGTCCGACTG is a window of Marinimicrobium sp. C6131 DNA encoding:
- a CDS encoding PD-(D/E)XK nuclease family protein, yielding MATSLFDLAPLIPALNAGEPIITANDRLRRHLLKAWSQYQREQGKAAWEAPRVWPLNRWLDEQWQTLVTRGYAGCDRALASRHQRQWVWEQVIGQSDEAQALLQADPLAQQADSALRALALWEVSPDTLREDLYLNGNGRSFLRWAELFEQRLASRRLMTPEAGQAIVAQAYESGALAPEPRLWLLGFDDLPPLHQRILQAAARERIALSPKGTTDNRLHRVSTPDADTELRAAAVWSLRQLQTSPEAVIGIIVPDLGQRRDQVERVFAEVFEPTVPLPGTPRYTLPFNFSAGVPLGTTPLIHAALSLLGLLRDQWPLNELCQLLQNPFWGSEETVLRAQWVTRLREQGKFELTGSDLRFHGQAITEWLDQMEDSTALSSEPSELTPTLNRRLQLLDEQRRRLPRSGSARQWAGTFRQQLDTLGWPGPRRLDSQEFQQLGLWHELLETFAALEATGADLTLSQALSQLNQLAQQTPFQAQTPDSPIQILGALEGAGLRFSHCWVLGLHQRQWPPVPAPNPLIPLELQRDRQMPHASAERELHFARSLTDHYRQCAEQVVFSAPHSDDQGDLSPSPLIRALPETPLAELVPEPISARQAFEAALGEARVLTPVHSARGPGITAGSKAPGGSSLFKHQAACPFNAFAQLRLGAQLPDAPVLGLSPAERGTVLHGVLATVWKTLRDSAQLHAIEEDALKALISRACEQTLAPIRQRRPRELGPEYCALEQERLSLMIERWLALEKGRPPFRVVATEQRRQIEFNGLNLTLFIDRIDELENGERLLIDYKTGADLNANQWQGPRPDEPQLPLYAVTEEDPVSGIAFAQLNPKALQWIGLGALSTPPPGVKPSEDWDAQRAEWREVLSDLARTFMAGDARVDFKDAKAQRYSGQLVPLNRILEADTIARFIP